The sequence CCGCGACGGCAGCCTCAGCGCCGGCATCACCTCGATCAACAAGCTGCCGCTCAAGGGGCTGGCGGGCCTGGGTGTCGAGGCCGAGAGCGAGAGCGACTTCTCGGGCCAGGGCGCCGCCGCCGCCAACAACCTGTTCAACGGCACCATCACCTGCACGGTGATCGAGGTGTATCCGAACGGCAACCTGTTGGTGTCGGGTGAAAAGCAGGTGGCAATCAACCAGGGCAACGAGTTCATCCGCTTCTCGGGGGTGGTCAACCCCAACCATGTGACCACCAGCAACACCGTGCAGTCGACCCAGGTGGCCGATGCGCGCATCGAATACAAGGGCAGCGGCTATATCAACGAGAGCCAGGTGATGGGCTGGTTGCAGCGCTTCTTCCTGCTGCTGTTGCCGATCTGAGGGTGCCATGACCACTGCCATCAAAGCCCGCTTCCTCGTCGCCGCGTTGAGCCTGCTGCTGGCCGTGCCGGCCGTCGCCGAACGCATCAAGGACCTGGCCACCATTGCCGGCGTGCGCAGCAACCAGCTGGTCGGCTACGGCCTGGTGGTCGGCCTCGACGGCTCGGGCGACCAGACCACGCAAACCCCCTTCACCGTGCAGAGCATCATCAACATGCTCGGCAACATGGGCGTGACCATGCCGCCGGGCACCAACCTGCAGCTCAAGAACGTGGCGGCAGTGATGGTCACCGCCGACCTGCCGCCGTTTGCGCGGCCCGGCCAGCAGATCGACGTCACCACCTCGTCGATCGGCAATGCCAAGAGCTTGCGCGGCGGCACGCTGGTGATGACCCCGCTCAAGGGCGCCGACGGCCAGATCTACGCCATGGCGCAGGGCAACGTGGTGGTTGGCGGCGCCGGCGCCTCGGGTGGCGGCGCCTCGGTGGTGGTCAATCACCTGTCGGCCGGCCGGGTGCCCAATGGCGCCACGGTCGAGCGCGCGGTGCCGACTGCGTTGGGGCAGGGTGACGTGATCCTGCTCGAACTCGAACAGACCGATTTCGGCACTGCCCAGCGCATGGTCGATGCCATCAACAGCGCCACCTCGCCGGGTCAGGCGCAGGCGCTCGATGGCCGGACCATCCAGGTGCGCGCACCGTCCGACCCGTCGATGCGTGTGGCCTTTCTGGGCCGCTTGCAGAGCATTGATGTGGTGCCGGCGCTGCAGTCAGCCAAGGTGATCATCAACTCGCGGACCGGCTCGGTGGTCATGAACCAGGCGGTCACGTTGCAGCAATGCGCGGTGGCGCACGGCAACCTGTCGGTCTCGGTGACCACCGAGCCGGTGGTCAGCCAGCCCAATCCGCTGTCGGGCGGGCGCACGGTGGTGGGCCAGCGCGGAGATGTCTCGGTCGACCAGGCCGGTGGCACGTTGATGCGGGTGCCCGCAGGCATCAACCTGGCCGACGTGGTCAAGGCGCTCAATGCGCTCGGCGCCAACCCGATGGACCTCATCTCCATCCTGCAGGCCATGAAGGCCTCCGGGGCGCTGCGGGCCGATCTGGAAGTGATCTGATGCAGGGCGCAGCGCAGATCAACACCCTCGATCCGAACGCCCTGGCCGATCTCAAGCGGCTGTCGAAGGACAACGACCCGAAAGCCATCGAAGCCGCCGCCAAGCAGTTCGAGGCGCTGTTCCTGTCGATGGTGCTCAAGTCCATGCGCCAGGCCATGCCCGCGGGCGGGCTGATGGACAACGACCAGAGCAAGCTCTATCAGTCGCTGCTCGACCAGCAGCTGGCCTCCAACATGGCCGCCAGTGGCGGCGCCGGCCTGGCCAAGGCGCTGATCGCCCAGCTCGGCGGCAACCCCATGCAGGCGCCCAGCCGCGACGAAATTTCTGCCGGCTTCGACATCGCCTCGGTGCCGCGCCGACCGGCAAATGCTGCCGCCGCGCCCTTGCCGCCGGTCGATCTTGCCGCCCGCCGCGCTGCCGGCCTGCCGGCCAGCGTCAGCGCGCCGGCGAACATCGAGGCCACGCCGCCCGAGATCTCGTCGGATGCCGCCGCCTTTGTGCGCAAGGTCATGCCGCACGCCCAGGCCGCCAGCCGCGAAACCGGCATCCCGGCGCATTTCATGGTCGCCCAGGCGGCGCTCGAAACCGGCTGGGGCAAGTACCAGCTGCGCGACGCCAACGGCCTGCCCAGCCACAACCTCTTCAACATCAAGGCCGGCAGCAGCTGGCAGGGCAAGACGGTGACGGTCGATACCACCGAATACGTCAGCGGCCGCCCGACCACCGAATCGGCAAAGTTCCGCGCCTACGGCTCGTACGCCGAATCCTTCCGCGACTATGCCCGCCTGATCGGCAACAGCCCGCGCTACGCCGATGTGGTCGGCCAGCAGGACGCCGCCGCCTTCGCCCGCGAGTTGCAGGCTGCCGGCTACGCCACCGACCCGCGCTATGCGGACAAGCTCACCCGCATCATCAACGGCCCCACGCTGCGCGGCGCGCTGCCGGGCTGATCCCGCTCGCGTCGTAGGGCGGATATGCGTAGCGCATCCGCCGAAGGGCGCACTTATGGGGCACGACGGCGGATGCGCCTGCGGTTTATCCGCCCTACGCAATGTCTCTCCGTTCGTCGAACTGGCACAAGTTTTGCACTGTTTCTGTCGTAACCGTCTTAGCGACAAGGAACTCCCATGGCAGGCATGCTCAACATCGGCATCACAGGTCTGAACGCCGCCCAGGCGTGGTTGAACACGACCAGCCATAACATCTCCAACGCCTCGACCCCCGGCTTCAGCCGCCAGACCGTCGGCCAGAGTACGCTCAACCCGGTGTTTACCGGCGGTGGCTTTTTTGGCCAGGGCACGCAGGTCGATTCGGTCAAGCGGGTCTACAGCCAGTTTCTCGAGAACCAGGTGCTCACCGCCGATACCCGCCGCGCGTCGCTGGCGGCCTACGAGGCGCAGGTGACCCAGATCGACAACCTGCTGGCCGACGCGACGTCGGGACTGTCGCCGGCGATCCAGAGCTTCTTCACTGGCGTGCAGGAAGTGGCCGCCAACCCGTCGAGCGTGCCGGCGCGCCAGGCCATGCTGGCGTCAGCCGAAAGCCTGACGGCGCGCTTCCAGTATCTCGACGGCCGGCTGACCGACATCCGCAACGGTGTGGAAGGCGACATCGCCAGCACCGTTACCCAGATCAACGCCCACGCCAAGCAACTGGCCGAGATCAATCAGCGCATCCTGGTGGCCGAATCGGCCGGCTCCGGTACGCCAGCCAACGACCTGCATGACCTGCGTGCCACCGTGCTGCGCGACCTGAACGAGTTGATCCAGGTCAGCACCGTGACCGAGAGCGATGGCTCGCTCAGCGTGTTCATCGGCAATGGCCAGCCGCTGGTTGTTCGCAGCCAGGTCACGACACTGACCACCACGCCCAGCGCGGAGAACCCGCAACAGCTGGCCGTTGGCCTGCAACTGATCGGTGGCGGCTCGGTGCAGATGCCCGAGACCCTGCTCACCGGCGGCTCGCTGGGCGGTTTGCTTGAGTTCCGTCGTGATGCGCTGACCAATGCCGAAAGCCAGCTCGGCCTGATTGCCGTTGGGCTGACCGAGAGCTTCAATGCCCAGCACCGGCTCGGGCAGGACCTGGACGGCAACCTGGGGCTGAACTTCTTCACCCCGCTGAGCCCCGACGTGCGTCCGGTCAGCGGGGCGACCAGCACGCCGACGGTGGCCTTCGGCAACGTGGCCAACCTGACCGGCGACAGCTACCGTCTCACCTATACCAACACCACCGGCGCGTACTCCCTGGTCAACGCGCGCACCGGGGCGAGCGTGGCCTCGGCGGCCAGCGTGGGGCTGACCATCACCCCGCCGGGCACGACGGTCAGCGGCGAGGTGTTCATCATCGAGCCGACCCAGCAGGCGGCGTCGAACATCAGCGTCGGGATCGGTGATACGCGCCTGGTCGCCGCCGCCGGGCCGGTGCGCGCGTCGGTCGGCAGCAACAATGCCGGCACGGGCGCCGTGGTCGGCGTAACGACCACCAGCGTGGCCGGTTTTGCCACCGGCTCGCCGCACATTGGCACGCATACACTGCAGTTCAATGGGGTGACCAACCAGTACGACGTCCGCGACGCCAGCAATACCCTGATTGGCAGCATCGCCTACAACCCCGCCACCGATTCGGCCGGCGTGACGCGCACCTTGCCCGGCGCCCTGGGCGGCATCGACATCCGCCTGTCCGGCGTGCCGGTCACCGGCGACCGCATCACGCTCGAGAGCAATACCGACGGCGTGGCCGACAACAGCAACGCCGTCGCGCTGGGCAACCTGCAGACCGCCAAGACGCTGCTCGGCGCAGGCGGTGCGGCCACGGCCAGCTACCAATCCACCTATTCCAACCTGGTCAGCAACATCGGCAACAAGACCAGTGAAGTCAAGGTCAGCCGCGCCGCGCAAGAGACGCTGGTCGGCCAGGCCACGGCCAGCCGCGAGGCGCTGTCCGGGGTGAATCTCGACGAAGAGGCCGCGAACCTCATCCGCTTCCAGCAGGCCTACCAGGCCTCGGCGCGGGTGATTGCGATCGCCGGCAGCCTGTTCGACGAAATTCTCTCCATCGCGCGTTAAGCCGGCCACACGAAGGAGCCTGATCATGCGAATCAGTACCGGCATGCTCTACCAGACCGGGGTCAACACGATCCAGAAACAGACCGCGCAAATGCTGCAGACCCAGCAGCAGGTGGCAACCGGGCGGCGCATCGTGGCGCCCTCCGACGACCCCGTCGCTTCGGCACGGGCGCTCGAGATCACCCAGGCGCAAGGCATCAACGCCCAGCAGCAGATCAACCAGGGCTATGCCAAGGATGCCCTCGGCCTGATGGAGAACAAGCTTGCCGCCGTCGAGGAACTGGTCATCCACACCCGCACCCGAGCGGTGGCCGCGGGCAACGGCACCTACGCGCCCAGCGAGCTGAAGGCGATCGCCACCGATGTGCGCGCCAGCTTCGACTCCATGCTGGCGCTGGCCAACAGCCAGAACGGGCAGGGCGAGTACCTGTTCTCGGGCTACCAGGCGGATGTCAAACCCTACACCGGCACGCTCGATGGCGTGAGCTATCAGGGCGACCAGGGGCAGCGCACCTTGCAGGTGTCACCCTCGCGCCTGATGGCCGTGAGCAATGCCGGCAGCGACGTGTTCGACGCTGTGCGGCAGGAGCCCGGCAAGTTCTTTGCCGTGCCGGTGGCGCCCAACGGAGGTACCGGCCACATCGCGCAGGCGCAGACCACCGGCGCCTACACCGGCACCCGCTACGAGATCCAGTGGGACGGCACCAACTACAACGTCACCGATGCCGATAACGGCGCCGCCATCGTCAGCCAGAGCGGCCCCACACTCAGCTTTGGCGCCGTCCAGCTCGAGATGGGCGGTACCCCCAATGTCGGCGACACCTTCGAGGTCGGCCCCCGCGCTAGCGTGTTCAACATGTACACCAACATGGTCCGCGCGCTCGAAAACCCCTCGCCCACGGTCGGCATCCAGGGCGCCGTCGCCCAGGCCATCGACGGCATGGACCGCAGCCTCGACCAGGTGCTCACCGTGCGCGCCTCGGTCGGCTCGCGCATGGTCGAGATCTCGACCCTCGAATCGGTGGGGAGCGACCTCGACATCCAGTACGCCCAGACGCTCTCGCGCCTGCAGGATGTCGACTACGCCGAGGCGGTGAGCAACCTCACCCTGCAGCAAACCTACCTGCAAGCCTCGCAGCAGTCCTTCCTGCGCATCAACCAGCTCAGTCTCTTCAACTACCTTGGCTGACATGCGCGCCTTCCGCCCCCTCGCCACCGTCGCCGCGCTCGCCATGGCCGGCTGCAGTACCGTGCCCGGTCCCGGCGAAGGCGCCAGCACCCAGTGGCTGCTCGCCCCTGCCGCCGCCGTGACGGTGCTCGAGAGCGGCTACACCACCAACCCGCAACTCGCCGGCATGGTCGCCGCCTGGGCGCTGCTCGACCCGCTTGCCCCCAACTGGCAGATCCAGGCCACCCGCCTCGACGAGCGCAACGTGCGCTTCCACCTCCAGCACAAGCTCCTGCACACCGGCGGCGAAGGCGAAGCCCGCCAGGTGCTGCGCCGTAACGCCGAGCGCATCACCGAGCAGGAAGGCTTCAGCGAGTACGAGATCGTCCGCCTCGAAGAGAGCATCGACTCCACCCGCCCCTTCGCCCGCCGCACCATGGTGGCCGATGTGCGCCTGCTCAGGGGCCGGGCGCTGCCGGGGCTGTAGGCCGGGGCGCAAACCGGCCGCTGTCGCGCCACCTCATCTGGTCGACCATGTCCGGACCGGCGCGGCCGGCCGCGTCTGCGGTACCCTGACGCCATGGGTCGAGGTGCGACGCCCCCGAGTTCGGCGGGGCCTGGCGTGTCGGCCACTCAAACCCACCGGGAGGGGGAGGGGATGGCGCTTTTCATGTCGGTTCGACCGCGTCAGAGTGCTGGTCGCGCGTGTTCGAGAGCGGCTATGGGTCAAGCCGCTGGTGTTCTGTGTGCTGTCGATCGTGGCAGTGGTGGTGGCTAGGGCGGCGGATGACACCTCGCTGGTGGGCATCGTGCCGGACACGACGCGAGAATCGCTGGAGACGCTGCTGTCGATCATGGCCTCGAGCATGCTGGTGATCGCCACGTTTTCGGTCGGCTCGATGGTGTCGGCCTACAACGCCGCCAGCAACTCGGCTACGCCGCGCTCGTTTGGCGTGGTGGTGGCTGACGATGTGTCGCAGAACGCGCTGTCGACCTTTGTCGGCGCGTTCATCTTCAGCATCGTGGCGATCATGGCGGTCAAGAACGATGCTTTCCGGCCGGCCGGGCTGGGCGTGCTGTTTGCCCTGACCGCGCTGGTGTTTGGCCTGGTGGTGTTTACCTTCGTGCGTTGGGTGGACCGCATCGCCCGGCTCGGGCGGATGGGCTCGACCATCGAGAAGGTGGAGCGCGCCACGGCCGAGGCGCTGGCGCGCCGGCGGCTTGCGCCGACCCTGGGCGGCGTGCCGGTGCGGCCGCTGCCGCGCGGTGAGGCGGTCACGGCCTCGCAGGTCGGCTATGTGCAGCACATCGACATGGCGCGGCTCCAGGCCTGGGCAACGGCGGCCGAGGCGCGGGTGGTGGTCGCCGCCTTGCCCGGCACGTTTGCGTTTCCCGACCGGGTGCTGGCCTATGTGAGCCTTCCGCCGGGCAACGAACAGGCGCTGGCCGCGGACGAGGTGGCCGCGGCCTTTGCCATCGGCCGCGACCGGCGTTTCGAGGACGACCCGCGCTTTGGCCTGGTGGTGTTGTCGGAGATTGCCGGGCGGGCGCTGTCGCCGGCGGTGAATGACCCCGGGACGGCAGTGCAGGTGGTGGGCGTGCTGGTCAGGCTGCTCGCGCAGTGGGCGGCGCCTGCCGCCGGCGCAGACACGGCGCCGCGTTGCGACCGGGTCGAGGTGCCGGAGCTGTCGATGCGCGACATGTTTGACGACGCCTTCACCGCCATTGCGCGCGATGGCGCCGGTACGCTCGAGGTGGCGATTCGCTTGCAGAAGGCCTTGCGGGCGCTGGCCGGGCTGGGTGGGCCGGCGATGCGCGCTGCGGCCGAGGACCACGCGCGCCTGGCACTCGAGCGGGCCACACACACCCTGGCGCTGCCCGCCGACCTTGCCCAAGTGCGTGATGCCGCCGCGCGGCGCGATGACTGAGCGCTCGCCCGCCCGGTCTGGCTCGACCGGGGCGGACCGCCGCGCACTGCGGCGGATCAAGTGGCTGCACACGCTCGTCTGGGCGGTGTTCGCCGGCTGCATCATGGCGATGCCGTTTGCCTCGTGGTCGGGCAGGCACCGTGTGGCGGCATCGCTGGCGGCGGTGGTGTTGGTCGAGGTGCTGGTGCTCGCCGTGAATGGCTGGCGCTGTCCGCTGACGGCGGTGGCAGCAAAGTACACAGAGGATCGTCGGGCGAATTTCGATATCTATCTGCCCGTGTGGCTGGCGCGCAACAACCAGCGTGTGTTTGGCGCCATGTATGCCACGGCGCTGGCCTATGCCCTGCTGGCCTGGCTGCGGGACGCGGCCTGAGGGCCACAGGGCTTTACTCGGCGGCCGCGAGCGTGGACCATGGCCGACTTTACTTCAGCGAGGTGTGCGGCATGCGGTTTTTGGGAGTGCCTGCTTTGATGGCGGTGCTGATGAGCGCCCCGGTGATGGCGGACGCGCTGGACGCGTTCTACGCCGATGCGGAAAACGCACGCGGGTTTGCCGCGGCGCAGGCCTCGGGGCAGATCGCGCAGGGGCGGCAGCGCATGTTGGCGATGTGTGCCGAGGCGAAGCTCAAGACCCCGGCGGCAGACTGCGGCTGTGTCGAACGCGAGCTGGCCGGCGTGTCGGACCGTGCGTTCTACTTTGAGAGCGTGCTGGCGTATCGCGAGTATCAGGAAAAGGTGGATGCGCTGCGGGCGGAGGACACGGCACGCTACGCGCAACTCAAGGCGCAGCATGCGCAGCGCATGGGGCTGGCGCGTCGGCTGGAAGCGGCCTGCGGCATGGTGTGAGGCGGGACTGAACAGGACGTGATGATGAGAGACGTGGTGGTAACGCAGGAGCCGGTCGAGCTCTACAAGATCCTCAAGTTCGAGGGCCTGGTGGGCAGCGGCGGTGAGGCCAAGTCGGCGGTGGCCGAGGGTTTGGTACGGGTCAATGGCGAGGTCGAGACGCGCAAGCGCCGGCAGATCGTGGCCGGCGACGTGCTGAGCTTTGCCGGCGAGCAGCTGCGCATCGTGCGCGCGGGCGGCTGACGATGCAGATCTGGGTCGATGCCGATGCCTGCCCGGTGGTGATCAAGGAGATCCTGTTCCGCGCGGCCGACCGCGCCAAGGTGATGACCACGCTGGTGGCCAACCAGATGGTGCGCGTGCCGCCGTCGCGCTTCATCCGCATGGTGCAGGTGTCGTCGGGCTTCGATGTGGCGGACAACGAGATCGTCAAGCGCCTGGCGGCGGGCGATCTGGTGATCACGGCGGACATCCCGCTGGCGGCGGACGTGATCGAGAAGGGCGGCCATGCGCTGAATCCGCGCGGCGAGTTCTACTCGGCCGAGAACATCCGCTCGCTGCTCAACATGCGTGATTTCATGGACACCCTGCGTTCGAGCGGCGTGGACACCGGCGGCCCGCCGGCCTTGAGCCTGAGCGACCGCAAGGCCTTTGCCAGCCATCTCGACCGCTTCCTGGCGCGCCACGCGCCGCGCGGCTGAGCTCAGGGCGTGGCGGCAGCGGCGAACGCCGCCCGGCGCTGCCGCTGGGCATGGACCACCCAGCCGATCAGCGCCAGTGCGGGCAGGAACATCCACTCCTGCGCCGGGCGCCCGCTTGGCACTTCCACCGCGTCGATCCGGAAGCCGGCGCGGATGCCGAGTTTTGCCGCCTGGCTGCCAAACGCCACCCGCGTGACGGTAAAGCCGGTGTCGCTGATCACCGTGCCGACGCCGCTGTCGGCCAGACGCCGGGTGGCGCTGGCCGCCGGCTTGCCCAGTGGCAGCAGTACGCCGCGCTCGACCGCATCGCCCTCGAGGGTGGTGCCGCTCAGGAAGACCCGCATCTGCGCGTTGGCCGGGGCATTGACGATGGCGGCCTCGGCTTCGGCGCCGGTGAGCTGTTGGTAAGGGGCGATGAGCGGGTCCATGAACATGCCGGGGTTGAAGAGCATGAACACCGCCAGCAGCATCACCAGCCGTTCGCGCCCGGTGCTCTTGATCAGCAGCCAGCCCTGGTTCACCGATATGAAGGCGAAGCCGGCCAGGGTGGCGCTGGCCAGGGTGATGAGCGTCGGCCCGACGCCGTCGACACCGATCAGCAGCAGCTTGGGGTTGAGCACGAACATGAACGGAATCAGCACCATCCGCATCGAGTAGCGGAAAGCCTGCATGCCGGTCTTGATCGGGTCGGCCAGCGCGATGCTGGCCGCGGCGTAGGAGGCCAGGCCGACGGGCGGGGTGATGTCGGCCATCAGGCCGAAATAGAACACGAACAGGTGGGCGGCGATGAGCGGCACCAGCAGCCCGTTCTGTGCGCCGAGGGCGACGATCACCGGCGCCATCAGGGATGACACCACGATGTAGTTGGCGGTGGTCGGCAGGCCCATGCCCAGCACCAGGCAGATCAGCGCCACCAGCACCAGCATGAGGATGATGTTGCCGCCCGACAGCGCGGTGACCAGGTCGGTCATCACCAGGCCGATGCCGGTGAGCGTCACCGTGCCCACGATGATGCCGGCGGTGGCCGTGGCGATGGCCACGGTGACCATGTTGCGGGCGCCGGTGGCCAGGCCGTCGATGAGGTCCTGCGCCCCGCGCAGCGCGGCCGCGCGCAGGTCGGCGTCGCCGCGGAACCAGGCCAGGATCGGCCGCTGGGTGAGCACGATGAAGGCCAGGAACAGCACCGCCCAGAAGGCGGCGCGGGTCGGCGAGAGCTGTTCGATGACCAGGTTCCACACCAGCGCGCCCACCGGCAGCAGAAAGTGCAGCCCCGAGCGCAGCGTCGGGCCGAAGGCGGGCAGGGCGGTGATCGGGGCGTCGGCCGAGTCGTCGCTGCGGATGTGCGGCGCGCTGATGCGCAGCAGCACCACATAGGCGGCCAGCATGAGCACGGCCACCACGGCGAACGAGATCTGCGGCAGCACCGCGTGCACCGCTGCGCCGGCGACGGTCACGAAGGCCAGCGTGCCGGCCAGGCCGATGACGCCGAGCGAGATGTTTGCCAGGGTGCGCTGCCAGCGCGGCGAGTGGCGTCGCGGCAGGCCGCGCATGTTGGCCTTCACCGCCTCCAGGTGCACGATGTACATCAGCCCCAGGTAAGACACCAGCGCCGAGATCAGGGCGTGCTTGAGCACCTGCACATAGGGCACGCCGACGTACTCGACCATCAGGAATGCGGCCGCGCCCATCACCGGCGGCATGACCTGGCCGTTGACCGAGGCGGCCACTTCGATGGCGGCGGCCTTCTCGGCCGGATAGCCGACGCGCTTGATGAGCGGGATGGTGAGCGGCCCGGTGGTCACCACATTGGTGATCGACGAGCCGGAGATCAGCCCGGTCGCTGCCGAGGCCACCACGGCCGCCTTGGCCGGCCCGCCGCGCAGGTGGCCGAGCAGGGCCACCGCGCTGCGGATGAAATAGCTGCCCGCGCCGGCGGTTTCGAGCAGCGCGCCAAAGAGCACGAACAGAAAGATGAAGCCGGCCGACACCCCCAGCGCCACGCCGAACACCCCCTCGGTGCCCAGCCACAGGTGGCCCATGGTGTGGCTGAACGAGGCGCCCTTGTGGGCGATCAGATCGGGCATCAGCTCGCCGAAGAAGATGTAGGTAAGCAGCGCCAGCGCCAGGCCGACCATGGGCAGGCCGAGCACGCGGCGGGTCGCTTCGAGCAACAGGCTCAGCCCGACCGCGGCGGTGACGACCTCGATCAGCCAGGGGTCGCCGGTGTGCTCGCCCACCGACTCATAGAACAGGGCAAGGTAGCCCGCGCTCACCGCCGCCAGCGTGGCCAGCACGATGTCGGCGCGGGGGACGGTCTCGCCCGCGTGGCGACGGACCACCGGGTAGGCCAGCAGCGCCAGAAAGACGGCGAATGCCAGGTGCAGCGAGCGGATCCGCGCCTCGTTGAGCACCCCCACGCCCAGCCATTCGGGCAGCGGCGAGGCCACCCAGAGCTGGAACGCCGACCATGCCAGTCCGGTGAAGGCGAGCAGCCCGGCCATGCGCCCCCGTGGCGTGCGCAGGCCCATGGCGAGGTGGGCGGCGCGCAGGCGGGATGGGGTCGATGCCGGTGTGTGCTCGTTCGCACCGCTCATGTGCGTATTCGCCTCCCTCGGTGGGGCGGTCCGGGCCGCCAGTGGATGTCGCCCGTCGGCAACACCCCGGTGTTGGTTCAGTATCTTTGGCGGCTCGCGAGCCGGTCAAGGGGCGCGGTTGCCGCGGGCTGGCCGTGGGCGCCCGATGGCGCCGGCGCCGCGGGCCGAACGCGGCCGGATCGGCATGGCGACGATGGCACGGATTGTGCAGTACAGCATGTGTTGTCACTCGGACGAAAGTTATGCTCAAAGTGCTCGTTGTCGATGAATCCAGTGAGCGCGCCGACGAGATCTGTCTCAGCCTCGTGCGCGCCGGTTATCTGGTGTCGGCGGTGCTGCCCAATGCCATGGATCTGCCGCGCCATGTGGCGGCGATGTCGCCGGACGTGATCCTGATCGACACCGAATCGCCCAGCCGCGACACGCTCGAACACCTGTCGGCCATCAACCGCGCCAACCCGCGGCCGGTGCTGCTGTTCTCGCGCGAGCGCGACGCGCAGATCATCCGCAGTGCCTTGCGCGCCGGGGTGGCGGCCTATGTGGCCGAGACCGTGGCGCCCGAGCGGATCGGCGCGGTGGTGGAGGTGGCGCTGGCCCAGTTCGAGGAGCACCAGAACCTGCGCCAGGAGCGTGACGAGGCGGCACGGCGCTTGTCGGAGCGCGTCACCATCGAGCGTGCCAAGGGGCTGCTGATGAAGGCGCGCGGGCTG comes from Denitromonas sp. and encodes:
- a CDS encoding flagellar basal body L-ring protein FlgH yields the protein MRTLITLLLTTVLAGCAALETTPPTAVHQPMSARPEVRAGMAPANGAIFQTVGVRPLFEDRRARLVGDTITINLAESTTARKASNASASRDGSLSAGITSINKLPLKGLAGLGVEAESESDFSGQGAAAANNLFNGTITCTVIEVYPNGNLLVSGEKQVAINQGNEFIRFSGVVNPNHVTTSNTVQSTQVADARIEYKGSGYINESQVMGWLQRFFLLLLPI
- a CDS encoding flagellar basal body P-ring protein FlgI, with the translated sequence MTTAIKARFLVAALSLLLAVPAVAERIKDLATIAGVRSNQLVGYGLVVGLDGSGDQTTQTPFTVQSIINMLGNMGVTMPPGTNLQLKNVAAVMVTADLPPFARPGQQIDVTTSSIGNAKSLRGGTLVMTPLKGADGQIYAMAQGNVVVGGAGASGGGASVVVNHLSAGRVPNGATVERAVPTALGQGDVILLELEQTDFGTAQRMVDAINSATSPGQAQALDGRTIQVRAPSDPSMRVAFLGRLQSIDVVPALQSAKVIINSRTGSVVMNQAVTLQQCAVAHGNLSVSVTTEPVVSQPNPLSGGRTVVGQRGDVSVDQAGGTLMRVPAGINLADVVKALNALGANPMDLISILQAMKASGALRADLEVI
- the flgJ gene encoding flagellar assembly peptidoglycan hydrolase FlgJ codes for the protein MQGAAQINTLDPNALADLKRLSKDNDPKAIEAAAKQFEALFLSMVLKSMRQAMPAGGLMDNDQSKLYQSLLDQQLASNMAASGGAGLAKALIAQLGGNPMQAPSRDEISAGFDIASVPRRPANAAAAPLPPVDLAARRAAGLPASVSAPANIEATPPEISSDAAAFVRKVMPHAQAASRETGIPAHFMVAQAALETGWGKYQLRDANGLPSHNLFNIKAGSSWQGKTVTVDTTEYVSGRPTTESAKFRAYGSYAESFRDYARLIGNSPRYADVVGQQDAAAFARELQAAGYATDPRYADKLTRIINGPTLRGALPG
- the flgK gene encoding flagellar hook-associated protein FlgK, encoding MAGMLNIGITGLNAAQAWLNTTSHNISNASTPGFSRQTVGQSTLNPVFTGGGFFGQGTQVDSVKRVYSQFLENQVLTADTRRASLAAYEAQVTQIDNLLADATSGLSPAIQSFFTGVQEVAANPSSVPARQAMLASAESLTARFQYLDGRLTDIRNGVEGDIASTVTQINAHAKQLAEINQRILVAESAGSGTPANDLHDLRATVLRDLNELIQVSTVTESDGSLSVFIGNGQPLVVRSQVTTLTTTPSAENPQQLAVGLQLIGGGSVQMPETLLTGGSLGGLLEFRRDALTNAESQLGLIAVGLTESFNAQHRLGQDLDGNLGLNFFTPLSPDVRPVSGATSTPTVAFGNVANLTGDSYRLTYTNTTGAYSLVNARTGASVASAASVGLTITPPGTTVSGEVFIIEPTQQAASNISVGIGDTRLVAAAGPVRASVGSNNAGTGAVVGVTTTSVAGFATGSPHIGTHTLQFNGVTNQYDVRDASNTLIGSIAYNPATDSAGVTRTLPGALGGIDIRLSGVPVTGDRITLESNTDGVADNSNAVALGNLQTAKTLLGAGGAATASYQSTYSNLVSNIGNKTSEVKVSRAAQETLVGQATASREALSGVNLDEEAANLIRFQQAYQASARVIAIAGSLFDEILSIAR
- the flgL gene encoding flagellar hook-associated protein FlgL; protein product: MRISTGMLYQTGVNTIQKQTAQMLQTQQQVATGRRIVAPSDDPVASARALEITQAQGINAQQQINQGYAKDALGLMENKLAAVEELVIHTRTRAVAAGNGTYAPSELKAIATDVRASFDSMLALANSQNGQGEYLFSGYQADVKPYTGTLDGVSYQGDQGQRTLQVSPSRLMAVSNAGSDVFDAVRQEPGKFFAVPVAPNGGTGHIAQAQTTGAYTGTRYEIQWDGTNYNVTDADNGAAIVSQSGPTLSFGAVQLEMGGTPNVGDTFEVGPRASVFNMYTNMVRALENPSPTVGIQGAVAQAIDGMDRSLDQVLTVRASVGSRMVEISTLESVGSDLDIQYAQTLSRLQDVDYAEAVSNLTLQQTYLQASQQSFLRINQLSLFNYLG
- a CDS encoding DUF2254 domain-containing protein, encoding MLVARVRERLWVKPLVFCVLSIVAVVVARAADDTSLVGIVPDTTRESLETLLSIMASSMLVIATFSVGSMVSAYNAASNSATPRSFGVVVADDVSQNALSTFVGAFIFSIVAIMAVKNDAFRPAGLGVLFALTALVFGLVVFTFVRWVDRIARLGRMGSTIEKVERATAEALARRRLAPTLGGVPVRPLPRGEAVTASQVGYVQHIDMARLQAWATAAEARVVVAALPGTFAFPDRVLAYVSLPPGNEQALAADEVAAAFAIGRDRRFEDDPRFGLVVLSEIAGRALSPAVNDPGTAVQVVGVLVRLLAQWAAPAAGADTAPRCDRVEVPELSMRDMFDDAFTAIARDGAGTLEVAIRLQKALRALAGLGGPAMRAAAEDHARLALERATHTLALPADLAQVRDAAARRDD
- a CDS encoding RNA-binding S4 domain-containing protein, which translates into the protein MMRDVVVTQEPVELYKILKFEGLVGSGGEAKSAVAEGLVRVNGEVETRKRRQIVAGDVLSFAGEQLRIVRAGG
- a CDS encoding YaiI/YqxD family protein, with product MQIWVDADACPVVIKEILFRAADRAKVMTTLVANQMVRVPPSRFIRMVQVSSGFDVADNEIVKRLAAGDLVITADIPLAADVIEKGGHALNPRGEFYSAENIRSLLNMRDFMDTLRSSGVDTGGPPALSLSDRKAFASHLDRFLARHAPRG